A genomic region of Fundidesulfovibrio terrae contains the following coding sequences:
- the plsX gene encoding phosphate acyltransferase PlsX, which produces MNPSPNRPRIAVDAMGGDFGPHVVVPGAVQAAKRKQFDLLLVGDEPRIAAELSKLDTRGIVVRVVHATQVAEMHDKPSEALRRKKDSSIQVACNLVREGQADGLISAGNTGVVLACSLFTLGRIEGVDRPALATILPTERAPLVLVDAGANVDCKALNLLQFGIMADVMARLLLHRPHPEVAILSNGEEEGKGNQLVKEAFELFKNSSLDFVGNIEGRDLFTGEVDVVVCDGFVGNVVIKQAEGLASSLGRLLKGELRRGFFAKIGTTLALSALKRFSRLMDYAEYGGAPLLGLNGTVIVSHGASNQKAIANAVDMAGTLISMDAAAQLKSGLAANKDFAHFVKRPAHAE; this is translated from the coding sequence ATGAACCCCAGTCCTAACCGGCCCCGTATCGCCGTGGACGCCATGGGTGGGGACTTCGGCCCCCACGTTGTCGTCCCCGGCGCCGTGCAAGCCGCCAAGCGCAAGCAGTTCGACCTGCTTCTGGTCGGTGACGAGCCCAGGATCGCTGCCGAGCTTTCCAAGCTCGACACGCGAGGCATCGTCGTGCGCGTCGTGCACGCCACCCAGGTGGCGGAGATGCACGACAAGCCGTCCGAGGCCTTGCGCAGGAAGAAGGACTCGTCCATCCAGGTGGCCTGCAACCTGGTCCGGGAGGGCCAGGCCGACGGACTCATCAGCGCCGGGAACACCGGCGTGGTGCTGGCGTGCAGCCTCTTCACCCTGGGGCGCATCGAGGGCGTGGATCGGCCTGCCCTGGCCACCATCCTGCCCACGGAGCGCGCCCCCCTTGTGCTGGTGGACGCCGGAGCCAACGTGGACTGCAAGGCCCTGAACCTCCTGCAGTTCGGCATCATGGCCGATGTCATGGCCAGGCTCCTGCTGCACCGCCCGCACCCCGAGGTGGCCATCCTCTCCAACGGTGAGGAGGAGGGCAAGGGCAACCAGTTGGTCAAGGAAGCCTTCGAGCTGTTCAAGAACTCCTCGCTGGACTTCGTCGGAAACATCGAGGGACGCGACCTCTTCACCGGCGAGGTGGACGTGGTGGTGTGCGACGGGTTCGTGGGCAACGTGGTCATCAAGCAGGCCGAAGGACTGGCGTCTTCGTTGGGCAGGCTCCTCAAGGGAGAGCTCAGGCGCGGTTTCTTCGCCAAGATCGGCACCACCCTTGCCCTGTCGGCCCTCAAGCGCTTCTCCAGGCTCATGGACTACGCCGAATACGGCGGCGCGCCGCTTCTGGGGCTCAACGGCACGGTCATCGTCAGCCACGGAGCCTCCAACCAGAAGGCCATCGCCAACGCCGTGGACATGGCCGGCACGCTCATCAGCATGGACGCTGCCGCCCAGCTCAAGTCCGGCCTCGCCGCCAACAAGGACTTCGCCCACTTCGTCAAACGCCCGGCCCACGCCGAATAA
- the fabG gene encoding 3-oxoacyl-[acyl-carrier-protein] reductase — translation MKNPPRLTALVTGGSRGIGAAVAKRLAKNGYSVIFTYVSKPDEAKAVAAHIMAEGGEAQAMALDVSDRGAVASFFKEHIEGKVELEVLVNNAGITKDGLLVRMKDEDWDRVIGVNLTGAFTCLREAAKIMMKRRAGRIVNIVSVVGQSGNAGQANYVAAKAGLIGLTKTAALELAPRGITVNAVAPGFIESDMTAVLPDAVKAAFLEQIPLKKMGTPEDVASAVAYLASPEAAYVTGQVLAVNGGLYR, via the coding sequence ATGAAAAACCCTCCCCGCCTCACCGCTCTCGTCACCGGAGGCTCGCGCGGCATCGGCGCGGCCGTGGCCAAACGTCTGGCCAAGAACGGCTATTCCGTCATCTTCACCTACGTCTCCAAGCCCGACGAGGCCAAGGCTGTGGCCGCCCACATCATGGCCGAGGGCGGCGAAGCCCAGGCCATGGCCCTGGACGTCTCCGACCGGGGCGCGGTGGCCTCCTTCTTCAAGGAGCACATCGAGGGCAAGGTGGAACTTGAGGTGCTGGTGAACAACGCCGGCATCACCAAGGACGGCCTGTTGGTGCGCATGAAGGACGAGGACTGGGACCGGGTCATCGGCGTGAACCTCACCGGAGCCTTCACCTGCCTGCGCGAAGCCGCCAAGATCATGATGAAGCGCCGCGCCGGGCGCATCGTGAACATCGTTTCCGTGGTGGGCCAGTCGGGCAACGCCGGGCAGGCCAACTACGTGGCCGCCAAGGCCGGGCTCATCGGGCTCACCAAGACCGCCGCCCTGGAGCTGGCTCCGCGCGGCATCACGGTCAACGCCGTGGCTCCCGGCTTCATCGAGAGCGACATGACCGCAGTGCTTCCCGACGCGGTCAAGGCCGCCTTCCTGGAGCAGATTCCGCTGAAAAAAATGGGCACTCCCGAGGATGTCGCCTCGGCTGTTGCCTATCTCGCCTCGCCGGAGGCCGCCTACGTCACCGGCCAGGTGCTGGCCGTCAACGGCGGCCTTTACCGCTAA
- a CDS encoding ABC transporter ATP-binding protein: MLQAIEVSKTFGDTQVLRGVSVDIEDGEFACVVGRSGSGKSTLLNVLSTLLRPDQGRVVYRGREVSTLSEGQINGLRHQDFSIIFQLHHLLPYLTAVENVMLPYMNSLRPVSEEIRQKARTCLERVGLKGKEDRLPGKLSGGEQQRVAIARALVKSPGVMFADEPTGSLDKKNGDGIIELLRDLNKEGVTLVMVTHDLGYAKLAGRVVAMEDGRIVDGMANC, translated from the coding sequence ATGCTGCAAGCTATCGAGGTATCCAAGACTTTCGGCGACACCCAGGTGCTGCGCGGGGTGTCCGTGGACATAGAGGACGGCGAGTTTGCCTGCGTGGTGGGCCGTTCGGGCTCGGGCAAGTCCACCCTGCTGAATGTGCTCTCCACGCTGCTCCGTCCCGACCAGGGCCGGGTGGTCTACCGGGGGCGCGAGGTCTCGACCCTGAGCGAGGGCCAGATCAACGGACTCCGCCACCAGGACTTCTCCATCATCTTCCAGCTGCACCACCTGCTGCCCTACCTGACGGCGGTGGAGAATGTGATGCTGCCCTACATGAACAGCTTAAGGCCCGTGAGCGAGGAGATAAGGCAAAAGGCCCGCACCTGCCTGGAGCGCGTGGGGCTCAAGGGCAAGGAGGATCGCCTGCCGGGCAAGCTCTCGGGCGGCGAGCAGCAGCGCGTGGCCATCGCGCGGGCCCTGGTGAAGAGCCCGGGCGTCATGTTCGCGGACGAGCCCACGGGCAGCCTGGACAAGAAAAACGGCGACGGCATCATCGAGCTCCTGCGCGATCTGAACAAGGAAGGGGTGACCCTGGTGATGGTCACCCACGACCTGGGCTACGCCAAGCTGGCTGGCCGGGTGGTGGCCATGGAGGACGGCAGGATAGTGGACGGGATGGCGAACTGCTGA
- the fabF gene encoding beta-ketoacyl-ACP synthase II produces MKLNRVVVTGMGAITPIGNDLATSWQNLLDGVSGAGPITRFDASGFDTTFACEVKGFDPSKYIPVKQARRMDLFTQYAVVASMMAVEDSGLEITPELAPFVGTLIGCGLGGLHTIEEQHKKLLAGGPGRVSPFFIPVLIANMAAGQSAIFTGAKGPNVCTTTACASGAHGVGYAYTDIMLGRAKAMICGGVESTIAALGLSGFNALKALSTRNDEPTKASRPFEKDRTGFVMGEGAGILMLEELEFAKARGARILAEVAGMGASGDAYHMTAPPESGEGAALAMAAALREAGMKPEDIDCVNAHGTSTQLNDQCETQALKTVFGDHAYKLSVTSNKSMIGHCLGAAGAIESVFSVKSIMEDVVPPTINYETPDPLCDLDYTPNAPKKRTVRTVLNDSFGFGGTNACLIFKKYE; encoded by the coding sequence ATGAAGCTCAATCGTGTCGTCGTCACCGGCATGGGTGCGATCACGCCTATCGGCAACGATCTCGCCACCAGCTGGCAGAACCTCCTGGACGGCGTGTCCGGCGCGGGTCCCATCACCCGTTTCGACGCCTCCGGGTTCGATACGACCTTCGCTTGCGAGGTCAAGGGGTTCGATCCGTCCAAGTACATTCCGGTCAAACAGGCCCGGCGCATGGACCTGTTCACCCAGTACGCCGTTGTGGCGTCCATGATGGCCGTGGAAGACTCGGGGCTCGAAATCACCCCCGAACTGGCCCCCTTCGTGGGCACGCTCATCGGCTGCGGCCTGGGCGGCCTGCACACCATCGAGGAGCAGCACAAGAAGCTCCTGGCCGGTGGACCGGGCAGGGTGTCGCCCTTCTTCATCCCGGTGCTCATCGCCAACATGGCCGCGGGGCAGTCCGCCATCTTCACCGGCGCGAAAGGGCCCAACGTCTGCACCACCACGGCCTGCGCCTCGGGCGCGCACGGGGTGGGCTACGCCTATACCGACATCATGCTCGGCCGGGCCAAGGCCATGATCTGCGGCGGCGTGGAATCCACCATCGCCGCCCTGGGCCTCTCCGGTTTCAACGCCCTCAAGGCCCTCTCCACCCGCAACGACGAGCCCACCAAGGCCTCGCGGCCCTTCGAAAAGGACCGCACCGGCTTCGTCATGGGCGAGGGCGCGGGCATCCTCATGCTCGAGGAACTCGAATTCGCCAAGGCCCGCGGAGCCAGGATACTGGCCGAAGTGGCGGGCATGGGCGCATCCGGCGACGCCTACCACATGACCGCCCCCCCGGAATCCGGCGAAGGCGCGGCCCTGGCCATGGCGGCCGCCCTGCGCGAGGCGGGCATGAAGCCCGAGGACATCGACTGTGTCAATGCGCACGGCACGTCCACGCAGCTGAACGACCAGTGCGAGACCCAGGCCCTCAAGACCGTGTTCGGCGACCACGCCTACAAGCTGTCGGTCACGTCCAACAAGTCCATGATCGGCCACTGCCTCGGCGCGGCCGGAGCCATTGAAAGCGTCTTCTCCGTGAAATCCATCATGGAGGACGTGGTGCCCCCCACCATCAACTACGAGACCCCCGATCCCCTGTGCGATCTGGACTACACGCCCAATGCGCCCAAGAAGCGCACCGTGCGCACGGTCCTGAACGACTCCTTCGGGTTCGGCGGCACCAATGCGTGCTTGATTTTCAAGAAATACGAGTAG
- the rpmF gene encoding 50S ribosomal protein L32: MAVPKKKVSKSRKGMRRSHDALTAVNVILCSCGEPALPHRVCPSCGTYKGRQVLKRDEPQS, encoded by the coding sequence ATGGCCGTCCCCAAGAAGAAAGTCTCCAAGTCCCGCAAGGGCATGCGCCGCTCCCACGACGCCCTGACCGCCGTCAACGTCATCCTGTGCTCCTGCGGCGAGCCCGCCCTGCCTCACAGGGTCTGCCCCAGCTGCGGCACCTACAAGGGCCGTCAGGTGCTCAAGCGGGATGAACCCCAGTCCTAA
- the rpmB gene encoding 50S ribosomal protein L28, which translates to MAKVCEKCGKKPQSGNNVSHANNKSKRRFVPNLRQVRAQKASGEVCTMTVCTRCLRSGTVVKPVVREKAE; encoded by the coding sequence ATGGCCAAGGTTTGTGAAAAGTGCGGCAAAAAGCCCCAGAGCGGCAACAATGTTTCCCACGCCAACAACAAGTCCAAGCGCCGCTTCGTGCCCAACCTGCGCCAGGTGCGTGCCCAGAAGGCCTCCGGCGAAGTGTGCACCATGACCGTGTGCACCCGTTGCCTGCGCTCCGGCACGGTGGTGAAGCCCGTCGTGCGTGAAAAGGCCGAGTAG
- a CDS encoding glycosyltransferase family 39 protein: MTDDAEKVANRFLIFVMLMGGVLRFLNLEAPPLRWDELVVPLTARYPVEYILDWCRRCEVHPPGFHLLVKAFMAGGDSDLILRLPAFGAGVLLIWLSFKLLKETLSSRAAIVGSVLVATDPFLILFSRQVRPYTIWLCLVALSCLLFCRLARESTRNDWLKLVAVNFLAYSTHFISVIVFPAQVVAYYLLDGKRLSSRKTWFFLLSVTLPFLAVTPFLLGMMRREPVSGSISYLEVAANTWSALNRAFFPFHDSTFIRLGIAALALLGLFRILRTNRPLFYYIASSSLFPVAVIIALRYGSYYNPWHLIFIPYFCILCLSSLLNDVRMWITCFVALLIGSANVFTLTQPLASKIFSNDYIYEGNFCKVDSNMKSLVSYFPKFLTPGTFVRSQFDTEYYSTSWYIDQICPYQNFTSNSLAPDRTGTTITTIASRPDIEDGTVVAELPPFRLVQKTIPRLTPQTLRLRETATVTNQPDSFFANVHELRDITVFSDRGYSVYPSRNGDTGFFSFVFKNDSLPATCALEIHPRFRNSLRGGTFSIEAQFDDDQPVPVLANKGLELPPKADFVLLEPKLYLRRYTPFSTLTVRFRFHVPLTTPGYPGGNLSLMSFFQLSVTPLGLGLDFFAPDNLDRELSVTGLRDLESDGPKRWRWATGPETSVTFSAPAEREARLRFGLLNIMPGQQVRIEVNGQALKTIGPIAPGKWLTPNAADELPFTAKAGRNTIKFIYRTWNSPGTPVLADPSPYSAAFTELSVE, from the coding sequence GTGACTGACGATGCCGAGAAGGTAGCCAACCGCTTCCTGATCTTTGTCATGCTCATGGGCGGGGTTTTGAGGTTCTTGAACCTCGAAGCCCCGCCTTTGCGTTGGGACGAACTAGTCGTGCCCCTCACGGCACGCTATCCGGTGGAATACATTCTCGACTGGTGCAGGCGCTGCGAGGTTCACCCACCAGGATTCCATCTGCTCGTTAAGGCGTTCATGGCGGGCGGCGACTCGGATCTCATCCTGCGCCTTCCAGCCTTCGGCGCGGGAGTGCTGCTCATCTGGCTCAGCTTTAAGCTGCTCAAGGAGACCCTTTCTTCCCGTGCGGCCATCGTGGGTTCGGTCCTGGTAGCCACCGACCCTTTCCTCATCCTCTTTTCCCGGCAGGTGCGGCCATACACCATATGGTTGTGCCTTGTCGCGCTCTCGTGCCTGTTGTTCTGCCGGCTGGCGCGAGAGTCCACGCGAAACGACTGGCTCAAGCTGGTCGCAGTCAATTTTCTTGCCTACTCTACCCACTTCATAAGCGTCATCGTTTTCCCGGCGCAGGTGGTGGCCTATTACCTGCTCGACGGCAAACGTCTCAGCTCACGCAAGACCTGGTTCTTCCTCCTGTCCGTGACGCTTCCCTTTCTGGCGGTCACCCCGTTCCTGCTGGGAATGATGCGCCGCGAGCCGGTTTCCGGATCGATCTCCTATCTGGAGGTCGCCGCCAATACCTGGTCCGCCCTCAACCGGGCCTTTTTTCCGTTCCATGATTCCACGTTCATCCGCCTTGGAATCGCGGCCCTGGCCCTGCTCGGCCTTTTCAGGATTCTGCGGACGAACAGGCCACTCTTCTACTACATCGCCTCCTCTTCGCTGTTCCCCGTGGCCGTCATCATCGCCTTGCGCTACGGGTCCTACTACAATCCCTGGCATCTGATATTCATCCCATACTTCTGCATACTCTGTCTGTCCTCACTGCTGAACGACGTAAGGATGTGGATTACCTGCTTTGTGGCCCTCCTGATTGGCTCGGCCAACGTGTTCACCCTGACCCAGCCCCTTGCCTCAAAGATATTCAGTAACGACTACATCTACGAGGGCAACTTCTGCAAAGTCGACTCGAACATGAAGAGCCTGGTGTCATATTTTCCGAAATTCCTCACACCGGGAACATTCGTCCGATCCCAATTCGACACGGAATACTACTCTACCAGCTGGTATATCGACCAGATCTGTCCCTACCAGAATTTCACGAGCAATTCCCTCGCTCCCGACAGGACGGGCACGACCATCACCACGATAGCTTCCCGTCCCGATATTGAGGATGGTACCGTCGTGGCGGAACTGCCCCCCTTCCGGCTGGTGCAGAAGACCATCCCGCGTCTCACCCCGCAAACGTTACGCCTGCGGGAGACCGCGACCGTCACCAACCAGCCCGACTCGTTTTTCGCCAACGTCCACGAGTTGCGCGACATCACCGTCTTCTCCGACCGGGGATACTCCGTCTACCCTTCCCGCAACGGCGACACCGGCTTTTTTTCCTTCGTGTTCAAAAATGATTCGCTCCCGGCCACCTGCGCTCTCGAGATCCACCCCCGGTTCCGCAACAGCCTGCGCGGCGGGACATTCTCCATCGAGGCGCAGTTCGACGATGATCAACCCGTGCCCGTCCTGGCCAACAAGGGCTTGGAGCTGCCCCCAAAGGCGGATTTCGTCCTGCTCGAACCCAAATTGTACCTGAGGCGCTACACCCCGTTTTCCACACTGACCGTGCGGTTCAGGTTCCATGTGCCGCTCACCACCCCCGGCTATCCCGGGGGGAACCTCTCCCTGATGTCCTTCTTCCAGCTGTCGGTGACGCCGCTTGGCCTGGGGTTGGATTTCTTCGCCCCGGACAACCTCGACCGGGAACTCTCCGTGACGGGGCTCAGGGATCTCGAATCCGACGGCCCCAAGCGCTGGCGGTGGGCCACCGGACCGGAAACCTCCGTCACATTCTCCGCGCCTGCCGAGCGCGAAGCCCGCCTGCGCTTCGGCCTGCTGAACATCATGCCCGGCCAGCAGGTACGCATCGAGGTCAACGGGCAGGCCCTCAAGACCATCGGTCCAATAGCCCCAGGGAAATGGCTCACCCCGAACGCCGCAGACGAATTGCCTTTCACGGCCAAGGCGGGTAGGAACACCATCAAATTCATTTACAGGACCTGGAACTCGCCGGGCACGCCGGTCCTTGCGGACCCATCGCCGTACAGCGCAGCCTTCACCGAGCTGTCGGTCGAATAA
- the acpP gene encoding acyl carrier protein, translated as MSVAEKVKEIIVDQLGVSADEVKPEAKFVDDLGADSLDLTELIMAMEEEFGVEIADEDAQKIVKVQDAIDYVSSKQA; from the coding sequence ATGTCCGTCGCCGAAAAAGTCAAAGAGATCATCGTGGACCAGTTGGGAGTTTCCGCCGACGAGGTCAAGCCCGAAGCCAAGTTCGTGGACGACCTGGGCGCCGATTCCCTGGACCTCACCGAGCTGATCATGGCCATGGAAGAGGAATTCGGCGTCGAGATCGCCGACGAGGACGCCCAGAAGATCGTCAAGGTCCAGGACGCCATCGACTACGTCTCGTCCAAGCAGGCCTAA
- a CDS encoding beta-ketoacyl-ACP synthase III, with protein sequence MHGLFTIEGFGRHVPDRVLTNAELETMVDTSDDWITSRTGIKERRIVAPGETSSDLAAKAASNALLSAGREAADLSHIFYATFTPDAFCPPASCILQEKLGIRGRACVDMNAACSGFLYAIEAARGTLALRPGSTVLVTAAEVTTSRTNWADRATCVLFGDGAGAIVVSDREPKPGQAVIEDVVLKADGSLWPLLTVKGGGSGWPMKLGDTIKDEFFIEMNGPEVYKNAVRSMGSVCEEIVEKNGLVMDDIDLFIPHQANLRIIEAVGKRLKFSGNRVMVTVDRYGNTSAASVAIALADAVAEGRVKPGARVLLTVFGGGFTWGAALLKFV encoded by the coding sequence ATGCACGGACTCTTCACTATCGAAGGTTTTGGCCGTCATGTCCCCGATCGTGTGCTCACCAACGCCGAGTTGGAAACCATGGTCGACACCAGCGACGACTGGATAACCTCCCGCACCGGAATCAAGGAGCGGCGCATCGTCGCTCCCGGAGAGACCTCCAGCGACCTGGCCGCCAAGGCCGCCTCCAACGCCCTGTTAAGCGCCGGGCGCGAAGCGGCGGACCTGAGCCACATCTTCTACGCCACCTTCACCCCGGACGCGTTCTGCCCGCCCGCCTCCTGCATCCTTCAGGAGAAGCTCGGCATCCGGGGACGCGCCTGCGTGGACATGAACGCGGCCTGCTCCGGTTTCCTCTACGCCATCGAGGCAGCCCGGGGGACTCTGGCGCTGCGCCCCGGCTCCACCGTGCTGGTCACGGCCGCCGAAGTCACCACCAGCCGCACCAACTGGGCCGACCGGGCCACCTGCGTGCTTTTCGGCGACGGCGCGGGCGCCATCGTGGTCTCCGACCGCGAGCCCAAGCCCGGACAGGCGGTCATCGAGGACGTGGTGCTCAAGGCCGACGGTTCCCTGTGGCCCCTGCTCACGGTGAAGGGCGGCGGCTCGGGCTGGCCGATGAAGCTCGGCGACACCATCAAGGACGAATTCTTCATCGAGATGAACGGCCCCGAGGTCTACAAGAACGCCGTGCGCTCCATGGGCTCCGTGTGCGAGGAGATCGTGGAGAAGAACGGGCTGGTCATGGACGACATCGACCTGTTCATCCCCCACCAGGCCAACCTGCGCATCATCGAGGCTGTGGGCAAGCGGCTCAAGTTCTCGGGCAACCGGGTCATGGTCACGGTGGACCGCTACGGCAACACCTCGGCCGCGTCCGTGGCCATCGCCCTGGCCGACGCCGTGGCCGAAGGCCGGGTCAAGCCCGGCGCGCGGGTGCTGCTGACCGTGTTCGGCGGCGGATTCACCTGGGGCGCCGCGCTTCTCAAATTCGTCTAG
- a CDS encoding YceD family protein has product MAERWLDITDIPAEGREFDFDDQELWVEGLREFNMDFAPASPLTATLKVTPEPRGALVRGRLTGAVSAPCDRCTREVRVDVDQSFDLFEEEPIPGEESLEPTLLRRRGRVLELDVGGLLWEEFVLALPVKPLCSEDCKGLCPSCGQDLNAGPCKCGGAELDPRMAALRGLTIVKKD; this is encoded by the coding sequence ATGGCCGAGCGTTGGCTGGACATAACCGACATACCGGCTGAAGGCCGCGAGTTCGACTTCGACGACCAGGAGCTCTGGGTCGAGGGCCTGCGCGAGTTCAACATGGACTTCGCGCCCGCGTCGCCGCTTACGGCCACGCTCAAGGTGACCCCCGAACCGCGCGGGGCTCTTGTGCGCGGCAGGCTCACCGGAGCGGTTTCCGCCCCGTGCGACCGCTGCACCCGCGAGGTGCGGGTGGACGTGGACCAGAGCTTCGACCTCTTCGAGGAAGAGCCGATTCCCGGCGAAGAGTCCCTGGAGCCCACCCTGCTCAGAAGGCGGGGGCGCGTCCTGGAGCTTGACGTCGGCGGCTTGCTCTGGGAAGAGTTCGTGTTGGCCCTGCCGGTGAAGCCGTTGTGCTCGGAGGACTGCAAAGGTCTGTGCCCGTCCTGCGGGCAGGACCTCAACGCGGGGCCGTGCAAGTGCGGCGGCGCCGAGCTGGACCCGCGCATGGCCGCCCTGCGCGGCCTGACCATTGTCAAGAAAGACTAA